DNA from Candidatus Angelobacter sp.:
AATTCTAAATAGAGTTCTTGCTTCTCGTCTATTGAAAACCTGGTATGAGTCTTTTGTTTACGAAGATACTGGAGAGTTTTTTTATGTGGAACGCAATGAAATCATTTTGGATAGAAATATTATAATAGAACAAGAACATATTGATAAAATTCTAGAAATGGGGTTAAGTAGCGTTCTTCTCTATAGAGTAGATAGAAAGGATTATTCTATAATTTATAATACTCTTCAAAGAGATCAGACTAATTCTAAAAAAGAAGCTTTGAAATACATATATAAGCAGTTAAAGAACTCTGAACCTACGTATAAAGAAACTGCTCTTAGCGTTATAGAAAAGCTTTTCTTTTCAAGATATTCTTTAGGAGCTGTTGGCAGAGATAGGCTAAATAGACGTTTAAAGGTAAATATTGATCTAAATTGCCATATTCTAACAAAAGAGGATATTATCGCAATAATCCATTATTTAAATGATTTATTTAACTCTAAAAGAGAAATAGATGATATAGATCATCTATCTAATCGGAGAGTAAGAACTACAGGAGAACAACTTGATCATTTATTTAGGATTGTGCTTACTAGAATTACAAGAGGAATTAGAGAAAAAATGAATCTTCTAGAGAAGGAGGGGTTTACTCCTGTAGATCTAATCAATCCTAAAATTTTTTCGTCCAAAATTAACACTTTTTTTGGAACTAATCCGCTTTCTCAGTTAATGGATCAAACTAATATTCTATCTGAGATGACTCATAAAAGAAGATTATCCTCACTTGGACCTGGAGGTTTATCTAGGGAACGAGCTGGGTTTGAAGTACGGGACGTTAACTACTCTCATTATGCTCGTTTATGTCCAATAGAGAGTCCAGAAGGACCAAACATTGGACTAATATCCTCCCTTTCTACTTTCGCTAAAGTCAATGAAATGGGATTTATAGAAACTCTATATTGGAGGGTATTAGATGGAAAAGTAAATTTTTTGGAAAAACCGGTTTTTTTAGGAGCTGAAGAAGAATACGGAAAAGTAATTGCTCAAGTAATGACTCCGATAAATTCTTATGGTTGTATAACTTCTGATATAGTTTATTCTAGAAAAAATGGGGATTTTATTAAAGTAAAACCAGAAGAGGTAAATTACATGGACATTGCTTCAAATCAAATTGCTTCAATATCAGCTTCACTTATTCCATTTCTTGAACACAATGATGCTAATAGAGCTTTAATGGGATCTAATATGATGAGACAAGCCGTTCCTTTGTTAGAACCTAAAGCCCCTATTGTTGGAACTGGAATAGAAAAAGATGTGGTCAAAGATTCTCGAATGTTTATTAGGGCTGAAAAAGATGGAATTATTGAATACGTTGACGCAAATAAAATTAACATTCGTTATGAAAGAAGTGAAGAAGAAAAATTCGTACTTTTTGATCCAGATCCAGAAGTAAAAATATATAACCTCATTAAATTTAGAAAAACTAATCAAAATACTTGTATAACGATAAAACCTTTAGTTAGGAGTGGAATGAAAGTAAAAAAAGGAGAAATACTTTGTAATGGATATTCCACTGATAAGAAAGAATTAGCTTTAGGCCGTAATTTAAAAGTGGCTTTCATGCCTTTAAAAGGATATAATTTTGAAGATGCTATCGTAATTTCTGAAAAGGTAGTTAGGGAAGATTGGTTTACGTCTATTCATATTGAGGAATATTCCTTAGAATTAAGAGATACTAGATCCGGAATGGAAGAATTCACTAGTTTCATTCCTCATGTAAACGAATATATGATAAAAAATCTAGATGAAAATGGAATTATACGAATAGGTTCTGAAGTAAAACCAGGTTATATTCTGGTTGGAAAGATAACCCCTAAAATAGGATCTGATTCTTCACCTGAAAAAAAACTTCTTAGGATAATTTTCGGAGAAAAGTCCGTATCTGTTAAAGATACTTCTTTAAGAGCTGACCCATCTCTAGATGGAGTAGTAATTGATACCAAACTTTTTTATAGTAAAAATCCGGATAATAAATCTATAGATTGGGAAAAAAAAGAAGTAAAAAATATTGAAATAAAATATAAAAATTCTTTCTCTAAATTGAGAGAAAAACTCATTCAAAAACTTTTAGTTTTAGTGAAGAATGAAATTTCTCAAGGAGTTTACGATTTCTTTGAAAGTGAAATACTTCCAAAGGGAAAAAAATTTTCCCTAGATCTATTAAATAGTATACAGGAATATTCGTCCCTAAATGGAAATTGGACTTATAATGAAAAGAAAAATTCATTAATAGAAGAAATTTTGCATAATTACAGAATAAAAATGATAGATTTGCAAAAAAATTTGAAAAAGGAAAAAATTTCTATTATTTTAGGGGATGAATTACCTTCTGGAATTAGAAAAGTTGCTAAAATTTCTATTGCTAAAAAGAGAAAATTGAAAGTAGGGGATAAAATGTCTGGACGGCATGGGAATAAAGGTGTGGTCGCTTATATTGTTCGAGATGAAGACATGCCTTTCTTAGAAGATGGAAGCAGGGTTGATATGGTTTTAAATCCCTTAGGAGTTCCATCTAGAATGAATATAGGGCAAATATATGAAACTATTTTAGGATGGGCCGGAGATAAACTAGGAATAAAGTTTTCTTCTCCTATTTTCGAAGGACCTAACCTGGAGAAAATTAATAAATGTACAGATCAAGCAGGAATTCCCCGTTTGGGAAAAGTTTATCTTTTTGATGGAGAAACTGGAGAGAGATTTGACCAAACTATTACTGTTGGGGTTATTTACATGCTTAAACTTGGTCATATGGTGGATGATAAAATACACGCAAGGTCAATTGGACCTTATTCCCTTATTACCCAGCAACCTTTGGGTGGAAAAGCTCAATTCGGAGGACAGAGATTTGGTGAAATGGAAGTTTGGGCTCTAGAAGCTTTTGGAGTAAGCAATATTTTACAAGAAATGCTTACAGTTAAATCGGATGATATTCCTGGTCGTTCAAAGACTTATGAATCTATTGTTAAAGGTGAAGAAATTCCAGAACCAGGTGTTCCTGAATCTTTTAAAGTTGTATGTAATGAGCTTAAAGGATTAGGTTTTAATGTTTCTTTTGACGATGAAAATAAATAAAAAATTCAGAAGTATTACTCTTGGGATTGCATCTACAGAATCTATTTTACAAGAATCCAATGGTGAAGTTCTTAAACCTGAAACGATAAATTATCGTACGCATAAACCTGAAATTGGAGGGTTATTTTGCGAGAAAATTTTCGGACCAATTAAGAATTATGAATGTTCATGCGGAAAGTATAAAAGGATTAGATATAAAGGAATTACATGTGAGAGATGTGGAGTAGAAGTTTCTGAAAAAAAGGTTCGTAGAGAACGAATTGGACACATTAATTTAGTTGTTCCAGTTGTTCATATCTGGTTTTTCAGATCTTCTCCCAATAAAATTGGAAATTTACTTGGGTTGCCTTCAAAAAAGGTAGATATGATCATATATTATGAACGTTTTTTGGTAATAAATCCTGGAATTGCGAAAAGACTTGATGGCTCCCCTGTAAAATATTTAGATCTTCTAACTGAAGAAGAATATTTATCTATTTTAGAAAATTTACCCCTAGAAAATAAATATTTAGAAGATAGCAATACTGAAAAGTTTATAGCTAAAATGGGAGCTGAATCTTTAAAAGATCTGCTAATTCGTTTAGATATTGACTCTATATACCAAAAACTACGTAGTAAAATATTTCAGGAACCTGAAAGTAGTCGGAAAGAAATCTTAAAACGCTTACAGCTTATGGAAGCTTTTATTGAAGGAAAAAAGAAAGGATCAGATCCATCTTGGATGGTTATTGAAAAATTGGTAGTTATTCCACCGGATTTACGTCCTATTGTTCCTTTAGAAGGAGGACGTTATGCAACATCTGATTTAATTGACCTTTATAGACGTTTAATACTTAGAAACAACCGGTTAAAACGTCTTATAGAAATAGAGGCACCAGAAGTTATTATTAGAAACGAAAAAAGAATGTTACAGGAAGCTGCAGATGCTCTTTTCGATAATTCTAAGAAAGTTTATTCTATGAAATCTGAAGCAAATAGACCTCTTAAATCTATTTCGGACTCTTTGAAAGGAAAACAAGGAAGATTTAGACAAAATCTTTTAGGAAAGCGTGTAGATTATTCAGCTCGTTCTGTTATTGTCGTTGGTCCCAAACTTAAGTTGCATGAATGTGGACTTCCCAAAGAAATTGCAGCTGAGATTTATAAACCTTTTCTAATTAGGAAAATTCTAGAAAGAGGAATCGTTAAAACAGTAAAATCAGCAAAAAAAGTTATAGATCAAAGATTACTATTTATCTGGGAAATTTTAGAAAATGTTATAAAAGGACACCCTGTTTTGCTAAACCGGGCTCCTACTTTGCACAGATTAGGGATTCAGGCGTTTCAGCCCATTCTTTTAGAAGGAAGGGCGATATTACTGCATCCTTTAGTTTGCGCAGCTTTTAATGCTGATTTTGATGGAGATCAAATGGCTGTACAT
Protein-coding regions in this window:
- the rpoB gene encoding DNA-directed RNA polymerase subunit beta, which gives rise to MERSSFSSVKKNVEYPNFLSIQLESYHKLFQLNSTPLIRKNEVLYKVFTEIFPISDGKNNYVLEFLDYSIDPPIFSIKECIERGITYSVSLKAQLKLYRTDIEKYFETICQEVYVGTFPYITPTGSFIFNGSERIIVSQLHRSPGIFFGKSYHSNGKQLYSARVIPLKGLWIEFSTDINNVLYAYIDRKKKLPITTLLRSFGYEKDKDILELFHLAENLQITNTNIHKILNRVLASRLLKTWYESFVYEDTGEFFYVERNEIILDRNIIIEQEHIDKILEMGLSSVLLYRVDRKDYSIIYNTLQRDQTNSKKEALKYIYKQLKNSEPTYKETALSVIEKLFFSRYSLGAVGRDRLNRRLKVNIDLNCHILTKEDIIAIIHYLNDLFNSKREIDDIDHLSNRRVRTTGEQLDHLFRIVLTRITRGIREKMNLLEKEGFTPVDLINPKIFSSKINTFFGTNPLSQLMDQTNILSEMTHKRRLSSLGPGGLSRERAGFEVRDVNYSHYARLCPIESPEGPNIGLISSLSTFAKVNEMGFIETLYWRVLDGKVNFLEKPVFLGAEEEYGKVIAQVMTPINSYGCITSDIVYSRKNGDFIKVKPEEVNYMDIASNQIASISASLIPFLEHNDANRALMGSNMMRQAVPLLEPKAPIVGTGIEKDVVKDSRMFIRAEKDGIIEYVDANKINIRYERSEEEKFVLFDPDPEVKIYNLIKFRKTNQNTCITIKPLVRSGMKVKKGEILCNGYSTDKKELALGRNLKVAFMPLKGYNFEDAIVISEKVVREDWFTSIHIEEYSLELRDTRSGMEEFTSFIPHVNEYMIKNLDENGIIRIGSEVKPGYILVGKITPKIGSDSSPEKKLLRIIFGEKSVSVKDTSLRADPSLDGVVIDTKLFYSKNPDNKSIDWEKKEVKNIEIKYKNSFSKLREKLIQKLLVLVKNEISQGVYDFFESEILPKGKKFSLDLLNSIQEYSSLNGNWTYNEKKNSLIEEILHNYRIKMIDLQKNLKKEKISIILGDELPSGIRKVAKISIAKKRKLKVGDKMSGRHGNKGVVAYIVRDEDMPFLEDGSRVDMVLNPLGVPSRMNIGQIYETILGWAGDKLGIKFSSPIFEGPNLEKINKCTDQAGIPRLGKVYLFDGETGERFDQTITVGVIYMLKLGHMVDDKIHARSIGPYSLITQQPLGGKAQFGGQRFGEMEVWALEAFGVSNILQEMLTVKSDDIPGRSKTYESIVKGEEIPEPGVPESFKVVCNELKGLGFNVSFDDENK